A region from the Wolbachia endosymbiont (group A) of Rhinocyllus conicus genome encodes:
- a CDS encoding PAAR domain-containing protein: protein MRRAIVCIGDHCMGIPVHVCMSGSNDVFVNGRSVCRKGDILTLGEKLTQGSNSVFVNGIGVTRTGDLASCGFHVMSISKNVFAS, encoded by the coding sequence ATGAGAAGAGCTATAGTTTGTATAGGAGATCATTGCATGGGGATACCGGTTCATGTTTGTATGAGTGGAAGTAACGACGTTTTTGTAAACGGTAGATCTGTTTGTCGAAAAGGAGATATCTTAACTCTAGGTGAGAAACTAACGCAAGGGTCAAACAGCGTATTTGTCAATGGTATTGGCGTAACAAGAACAGGAGACTTGGCATCGTGTGGTTTTCATGTAATGAGTATTAGCAAAAATGTATTTGCGAGCTAA
- a CDS encoding GPW/gp25 family protein, translating into MRGMSNKTGKELEGLEHLKQSIVDILTTPIGSRIMRRDYGSRLFELVDKPVNRDFTLEIYAATAEALQKWEKRFKLEKVKITEVKEGKVTISLDGIYLPNGEKIRFDGVVV; encoded by the coding sequence ATGCGTGGGATGAGCAATAAAACGGGAAAAGAGTTGGAAGGACTAGAGCACCTGAAACAGTCAATAGTTGATATTTTGACCACACCAATTGGTAGTAGAATCATGAGAAGAGATTACGGTTCAAGATTATTTGAATTAGTAGATAAGCCAGTAAATCGTGATTTTACATTAGAAATTTACGCAGCAACCGCTGAGGCATTGCAGAAATGGGAAAAGAGGTTCAAACTGGAAAAGGTAAAAATTACAGAGGTAAAAGAAGGGAAAGTCACAATTTCTTTGGATGGGATTTATCTACCAAATGGGGAAAAGATTCGCTTTGATGGAGTTGTGGTATAA
- a CDS encoding baseplate J/gp47 family protein: protein MEQPNIIEPLNFEEIFSRMKEELIRRDSSFTALVESDPAIKILEVAAWRELLLRERINEAARGNLLKFARGEELDDLAEFYGVERENGEKDERFRKRIKARIVGSSTGGNYRYYALSADTRVKDALVESPVPGKVQVSILSTELSTLPEELLEIVRNQLNREDVRILTDTIEVVSCNIIEIDIHSKISIKRPDIIETVKKKFIEKFETTKRLGWNVTRSWIIANLFVEGVENVELIGPKEDVVVLGNECAFLKSLNVELN from the coding sequence ATGGAGCAGCCTAACATTATTGAGCCACTGAACTTCGAAGAAATCTTTTCACGTATGAAGGAGGAGTTGATACGTCGAGACTCAAGTTTTACAGCATTAGTAGAAAGTGACCCAGCAATAAAGATTTTAGAGGTAGCAGCATGGCGAGAACTTTTGCTCAGAGAAAGAATAAACGAAGCAGCAAGGGGCAACTTACTTAAGTTTGCAAGGGGAGAAGAACTTGATGATTTAGCTGAATTTTACGGAGTGGAAAGGGAGAACGGGGAAAAGGATGAACGATTTAGAAAAAGAATCAAGGCAAGAATAGTTGGCTCAAGCACAGGAGGAAATTATCGGTATTATGCATTATCAGCAGATACGAGAGTAAAAGATGCATTAGTAGAATCACCTGTACCAGGAAAAGTACAAGTTTCAATCTTATCAACAGAATTATCCACACTGCCAGAAGAATTACTAGAAATTGTCAGAAATCAGCTAAACAGGGAGGATGTGAGGATTTTAACAGATACAATAGAAGTGGTAAGTTGCAATATTATAGAAATAGATATCCACAGTAAAATTAGCATTAAAAGACCAGATATTATTGAAACGGTGAAGAAGAAATTTATCGAAAAATTTGAAACAACGAAAAGATTAGGATGGAATGTAACAAGGTCGTGGATTATAGCGAATTTGTTCGTAGAAGGAGTAGAAAACGTAGAATTAATAGGGCCAAAAGAGGATGTTGTGGTACTGGGGAATGAGTGTGCTTTCTTAAAAAGTTTAAATGTTGAGTTGAATTAA
- a CDS encoding phage tail protein: MLLPPNATKQEKALIDAIDYKVDPSCVKGFKFSPGEKVLPWIIEEYGLEEILSWVKDKKKSIKEGVKFQRLRGTPASLKIALKWANIEDITIIEEPPGEHFFELQIGIKDVPKDFFVDAVVELAKLSLPARSRLMRIFNDYYNAQRFILDESLFGDLLSDYSGVKIEKDGPVLSFGRVNFFRSEGPLVEIIDSYLRDHYERALSNDIYCLDVAILGETESHMKNYRGIYERNHVWYNFKALYPLPQSLLPEIKFAKAQIVLSDSWSLGEINACFPVSSIEERGKRFLLGSDKLSEQVWNLKYKPILERFFAVHHYQVKNFSTPKIIRFSVAEHYIHFENELDSKQKNATYELENYILVFYGGVLTWHEHRHLNRSWEEKQPICLMN, encoded by the coding sequence ATGCTATTACCCCCAAACGCAACAAAACAAGAAAAAGCGCTGATTGATGCAATCGATTACAAAGTAGACCCAAGCTGTGTAAAAGGATTTAAATTTAGCCCAGGGGAAAAAGTATTGCCGTGGATAATAGAGGAATATGGGTTAGAAGAAATTCTATCATGGGTGAAGGATAAGAAGAAATCGATTAAAGAAGGAGTAAAATTTCAGCGTTTAAGAGGAACACCAGCGTCACTAAAAATAGCATTAAAATGGGCAAATATAGAAGATATTACGATTATTGAAGAGCCACCCGGAGAACACTTTTTTGAATTACAGATAGGGATAAAAGATGTTCCGAAAGACTTCTTTGTTGATGCAGTAGTAGAACTAGCAAAACTATCATTACCTGCAAGATCACGGCTAATGAGGATTTTTAACGATTATTATAATGCGCAGAGATTTATATTGGATGAGAGTTTATTTGGAGATCTTCTTTCTGACTATTCGGGGGTAAAAATAGAAAAAGATGGACCAGTGTTATCATTTGGAAGAGTAAATTTTTTCAGGTCAGAAGGTCCATTAGTAGAGATTATAGATAGTTACTTGCGAGATCATTATGAACGAGCTTTGAGCAATGATATATATTGCCTAGATGTAGCAATACTTGGAGAAACCGAGTCCCACATGAAGAATTACAGAGGCATCTATGAAAGAAATCATGTGTGGTATAACTTCAAAGCGTTATATCCGCTACCACAGAGCTTATTACCTGAGATTAAGTTTGCGAAAGCGCAGATAGTATTGTCGGATAGTTGGAGTTTAGGAGAAATAAACGCATGTTTTCCAGTAAGTAGTATAGAAGAGAGGGGAAAAAGGTTTTTACTAGGAAGTGATAAGCTATCTGAACAAGTGTGGAATTTAAAATACAAGCCAATTTTAGAAAGATTTTTTGCCGTTCACCACTATCAAGTAAAGAATTTCTCTACCCCCAAAATAATAAGATTTAGCGTAGCAGAACACTACATTCATTTTGAAAACGAATTGGATTCAAAGCAAAAAAATGCAACATACGAGCTAGAAAACTACATTTTAGTATTTTACGGAGGCGTTTTAACTTGGCACGAACATCGACATTTGAACAGGTCCTGGGAAGAAAAACAACCTATATGCTTAATGAATTAA
- a CDS encoding ankyrin repeat domain-containing protein, whose amino-acid sequence MFNLNKRLEKLKENSFRGINEKDAAGCTILHRAAQVSNPEVIKLLIEKGAGTNDRNNRGETPLHLAAFYGKVENVKALIEGGANVNAIDDGGYTALHSASLMSCEKTVRELIKGGSNINTGNYIGRTPLHEAVFMREIGNVRAILEAGGDVNAKDQKGYTPLHIACKTGETKEIIKELVKAGANVEQKDKFGKTAMYYARTEELLEKLRELSERTVDAIFSLDLKEKGERRFEEIREKLEEAPLVKKALMEVEKELEDMDEKIKGL is encoded by the coding sequence ATGTTCAATTTAAATAAAAGACTGGAAAAATTAAAGGAGAATTCATTTCGTGGAATAAATGAAAAAGACGCAGCAGGTTGCACAATATTGCACCGAGCAGCACAAGTGTCAAATCCAGAAGTAATAAAGTTATTAATAGAAAAAGGTGCAGGTACAAACGATAGAAACAATAGAGGCGAGACACCATTGCACCTAGCGGCATTCTATGGAAAGGTAGAGAATGTAAAAGCACTGATAGAAGGAGGAGCAAATGTAAATGCTATAGATGATGGAGGATATACGGCATTACATAGTGCGAGCTTAATGAGTTGTGAAAAGACAGTAAGGGAGCTAATAAAAGGAGGGTCAAATATTAATACTGGGAACTACATAGGAAGGACCCCCCTACATGAAGCAGTATTTATGAGGGAAATAGGGAACGTGAGGGCAATATTAGAAGCGGGAGGTGACGTAAATGCGAAAGACCAAAAAGGATATACACCACTACATATAGCATGCAAGACAGGAGAAACAAAAGAGATAATAAAAGAGCTAGTAAAAGCTGGAGCAAATGTAGAGCAAAAGGATAAATTTGGCAAAACAGCAATGTATTATGCGAGAACTGAAGAGTTGCTAGAAAAACTAAGGGAGTTGTCGGAGCGGACAGTAGATGCGATATTTAGCCTAGATTTAAAAGAAAAAGGAGAAAGAAGGTTTGAAGAAATAAGGGAAAAGTTAGAAGAAGCGCCATTGGTCAAGAAGGCACTGATGGAAGTGGAAAAAGAGCTAGAAGATATGGATGAGAAGATAA